A stretch of the Thiocystis violascens DSM 198 genome encodes the following:
- a CDS encoding helix-turn-helix domain-containing protein produces the protein MDNVTDDALALLHAEVARTDTVRTAERLGVSRTAVSLLINGKYTADPTRMYALIGDVLGGLHCPHLDADLSRDACRRWHGRATPPAQSAAAVAHWRACQQCPHNPLADREAQP, from the coding sequence ATGGATAACGTCACCGACGACGCCCTGGCCCTGCTCCACGCCGAAGTGGCGCGCACCGACACCGTGCGCACCGCCGAGCGCCTGGGCGTCAGCCGCACCGCCGTCAGCCTGCTGATCAACGGCAAATACACCGCCGACCCGACCCGCATGTACGCCCTGATCGGCGACGTGCTCGGCGGTCTGCACTGCCCGCACCTCGACGCCGACCTCAGCCGCGACGCCTGCCGGCGCTGGCACGGTCGCGCCACCCCGCCGGCCCAATCCGCCGCCGCCGTCGCCCACTGGCGCGCGTGCCAGCAATGCCCGCACAACCCGCTGGCCGACCGGGAGGCCCAGCCATGA
- a CDS encoding AAA family ATPase: MKKVFAITSNAKRFLGGMTALEKRGAREACWLSLNGPAGLGKSLLVQWYAGKNDGVYLRAKTTWTSRSALAELVTELGSSPARRQDELFAQALGTLGRDPRLVIIDEVEHCLHDIKVLETFRDLSDLCECPIVIVGMEAVKTKIQRYEQISSRITQVVDFLPASLEDVRIMAETLTELRYADDLIAKIQSESEGRYRLIMDALAEVERTAKRNGWAEVNASQFPARLTHDWRLRTRRGGVKGEPGSKALAEGAA; this comes from the coding sequence ATGAAAAAAGTGTTCGCCATCACATCCAACGCCAAACGGTTCCTCGGCGGCATGACCGCGCTGGAAAAGCGCGGCGCCCGCGAAGCCTGCTGGCTCTCGCTCAACGGCCCGGCGGGGCTCGGCAAATCGCTGCTGGTGCAGTGGTATGCCGGCAAAAACGACGGCGTCTATCTGCGCGCCAAGACCACCTGGACCAGCCGCTCCGCGCTGGCCGAGCTGGTCACCGAACTGGGTTCCTCGCCCGCGCGCCGGCAGGACGAACTCTTCGCCCAAGCCCTGGGCACCCTCGGGCGCGATCCCCGGCTCGTCATCATCGACGAGGTCGAGCATTGCCTGCACGACATCAAGGTGCTCGAAACCTTCCGCGACCTCTCCGACCTGTGCGAGTGCCCCATCGTCATCGTCGGCATGGAAGCGGTCAAGACCAAGATCCAGCGGTACGAGCAGATTTCGAGCCGCATCACCCAGGTGGTCGATTTCCTGCCCGCCTCGTTGGAGGACGTGCGGATCATGGCCGAAACCCTCACCGAGCTGCGCTATGCGGACGATCTGATCGCCAAGATTCAGAGCGAAAGCGAGGGCCGGTATCGGCTGATCATGGATGCCCTGGCGGAGGTCGAGCGGACGGCCAAGCGCAACGGCTGGGCCGAGGTCAACGCCAGCCAGTTCCCCGCGCGGCTCACCCACGATTGGCGTCTGCGCACCCGGCGCGGCGGGGTCAAGGGCGAGCCGGGCAGCAAGGCGCTGGCCGAGGGGGCAGCGTGA